In the Panthera tigris isolate Pti1 chromosome F3, P.tigris_Pti1_mat1.1, whole genome shotgun sequence genome, TTTCAGCCTTCAAAAGGATTGCCTCCAACTTCCTATAGTTAGCTTTTAACGATATTTCCTGATGATTTTGTAAGCATTTTCCTGGATGGATTGAAGTCTGTTGTAGAAAGGCTGTCACCATTGTTAATGTTATCCCACACATTACAGGAATATCACATATGtcacccatttcacagaagagataCACAAGAAATCTCAAAGTTTTACCAGATTAAACATGATTATACAGACTTTATTATTACTAAAATGCAAAAGGAGTTAGCAAAAAGAAATCTAGTCCTGAAAATACTAAGCTAATACAAATCTTAAATGAACCAAAACCCTTCCTAGTGCCCAAAATAAGCATAACTCCCAACAGATACATTGGTTTGAACCCATATAAAATTGTCATGGAGAAACCCACAAGACAATTCTCATCCACCTTGACTGGCTCAAATGATTTCCAAATGCATGTTTCTAATAATATTGTGAGCAACTCAAAGCCCATATGAGTCGTCTGAAGTTTTATCATTTACAGGTATGTGAAGCATTTCCAGACCCTCCAACCAACTCAACATCAGCTACTTCTCTGTGTCCTGATTAAGGTCCTCCCAAGAAAGACTTCATTGGATCCACGCTCAAGAGGACTCTACCAGGTTTTCCTGACCCCCCTCCATCACTGTAAAGTGCCAAGGCGTTAAGACTTGGGTACCTGTATTACAACAACAAGTGCCAGCGCCCACAAAAGACCCATTGGACCTGTCCGCTCCTCTGTTTCACCAAGCAGACGAAATAATTTACCAGCAAAGCAGAGTAAGCCGAGTGCCTCTGCATGATACCACCAGCTGATAACACACAAGGAGAAATAACTAATTTAGACTAGAGCCCCATCTTTTCTTGAGAAGCTGGGATTTCAAGGAACTATTCTGAGATCTGTGCTGCTAATAAGCGACTGACAACATTATAGACGAAATCGGTCCCTGGGTTCAGAGACTGAGTTGCAGTTGAGTGAAAAACAGACAACGAAATCTTGAAGAATTGCACGGAGGTGCAAGCCAAATTTAACTCTGGTTGCCAAGTATTTTCAGACTGAGACATTGCTAAACCAGACCTGTAATAGGACCTGGTTATTTGGGTATCTGTGTCATTGTTGCCTCTTACTGTTACATtgctttctgtgttgtttttctaGGCCCAGATGTTCTCAGATAATTCACATTGCCCTGACTGTGGACAACAGTGGTTCCCTAGTTTAGAACTAGGCCATTGGTTGTACCAGACTGAACTTGTTGAAAATGAATGTTACCAAGTATTCTTAGACCGTATTAACAGAGCTGATTATTGCCCTGAGTGTTACCCTGATAACCCTGCTAATAGAAGTCTTGTTCTTCCTTGGTCTTTCCCACTTGAGTGGGCTCCCCAAAATCTTACCAGATGGACCTTTGAAAAAGCTTGCCACCCATTTCTTCTGGGTCCTCCACTGGTTAGAAAAAGGATCCATGACTCTAGAGTAGCTGGTTTTAACCCTGCATTGCAGTTAATCTTGACCAGAACAGATAAAACCTTGAACAAAAAACTTGGCCAAAACAAATAACTTCTTAAACATTCAAAATCATGGAGACTCTAGAGTTTTGTACTCGTAGCCCaaggaagatggaagaaagacTCCTTTCTAAATATGATATAGACCGTCACTACCTTGGGGACCTGCTTATTAAATTGTTGGATCTGCTCCCATGGTCTACACATATTTTGTTCAGCATGAATTTAGTTAGTATTCCAGCCAGACCGTTCATCTAGAACCAGTCTAATCCATGTTCCCTATGTTTTGGAATTTGCTTACCCCTCCTAGAAAGCTCCACAGCCTTATTGTGGACATATGACAGGGTAGTCCTGGAGGAGAGGCCCTATACTGTGTGTACCATAATGATACTTCTCGTGATAACTTTTGTGGGAAAGCATCCTTAATAGCTGGATTGTAGATTATTCCAGTAAAACAGctagatattttaataagaaactaCATTGTTCTAAATTCCATCTCTTATACATTAACCCGTGGTAACACTTACATAGGTTATACAAAAACGTACAGAAATACCATTATCTATATTCACTTGGCTCTGCATAAGCAAAGACTATCCTGTCTTTGTGGTGACTGAACTTAGAATGTCTTCCCCTGGAAATGGAAAAGTACTTATACTATGATACGAGATAGATGATGAAAGGAGGTATCAAGCTTGACTCCATAGATACTATGAACAGTCTAAGGGAAGCATCTCTCTCAGAACTAAGAATGTTTTGCTGGACATTGACCACATTCTGGTCTTCACTTGTTTATGAGAATCATGGAACCACAGTATAGGAGAAACGTAGAAAAATCTGTTGAAAACATCTCAGAGGCCACTGAACAATTGTAAAATCCCTCTTGAGATACTAGATAATTTAGTGCTTGTGTAGCGGCTCAACAATGTTCATAAGGTCCCAGGCTCTTTCTGT is a window encoding:
- the TOR1AIP2 gene encoding torsin-1A-interacting protein 2 gives rise to the protein MFSDNSHCPDCGQQWFPSLELGHWLYQTELVENECYQVFLDRINRADYCPECYPDNPANRSLVLPWSFPLEWAPQNLTRWTFEKACHPFLLGPPLVRKRIHDSRVAGFNPALQLILTRTDKTLNKKLGQNK